One genomic region from Conexibacter woesei Iso977N encodes:
- a CDS encoding aldehyde dehydrogenase family protein — MAAPADAPSLEAIAPATGDALGAVPVASPKAVRDAVAEAGAVQGLWAQLRLADRARYMARAAQAVIDEADELADLIAREQGRPRTEVEIAEILPAIETLQWLAEHGPGILDGERVGLTRALHPFTRAGWSYEPLGVVGVLGPAAEPFATPLGDVAVALMAGNGVVLKPSPHVALTGERIGRVFARAGLPPGLLGIVHGHAQTGAALVDAPVAQVRFTGSAVAGTKVLEACARGIKRVVAELGGADAALVCADADVARAVDGIAYGAFANAGQSGGSIERVYVVRAVAQELLEGLIARARALHVGDPLDPETEVGPLVGGERLRRVVELIDEAVAAGAVLNCGGPVAVAGLSGAFCAPAVLTNVSEGSRLAHEEVPGPVISVTVVDSEEDAIALANGSPLGLGASVWTADRYKGARIARELRVGMVWMNDHRTTRSAPQLPWGGVRGSGIGRARGAVALRTCAEPKVVTWEPARGRAFWWFPYDRALARTVRSLARLRSTRDADRTQGLREGAGPAFAVTRRTLRTLRRR, encoded by the coding sequence GTGGCCGCCCCCGCTGACGCCCCGTCCCTCGAAGCGATCGCGCCCGCGACCGGCGACGCGCTCGGCGCCGTCCCGGTCGCCTCGCCGAAGGCCGTGCGCGACGCGGTCGCCGAGGCCGGCGCCGTCCAGGGCCTCTGGGCCCAGCTGCGCCTGGCCGACCGCGCCCGCTACATGGCGCGCGCCGCGCAGGCCGTCATCGACGAGGCCGACGAGCTCGCCGACCTGATCGCGCGCGAGCAGGGGCGCCCGCGCACCGAGGTCGAGATCGCCGAGATCCTGCCCGCGATCGAGACCCTGCAGTGGCTGGCCGAACACGGCCCCGGGATCCTCGACGGCGAAAGGGTCGGGCTGACCCGCGCGCTGCACCCGTTCACGCGCGCGGGCTGGTCCTACGAGCCGCTCGGAGTCGTTGGTGTCCTCGGTCCGGCGGCCGAGCCGTTCGCCACGCCGCTGGGCGACGTCGCCGTCGCGCTGATGGCCGGCAACGGCGTCGTGCTGAAGCCCTCGCCCCACGTGGCGCTGACCGGCGAGCGGATCGGCCGCGTGTTCGCGCGCGCCGGCCTGCCGCCCGGGCTGCTCGGGATCGTCCACGGCCACGCCCAGACCGGCGCCGCGCTGGTCGACGCGCCGGTCGCGCAGGTGCGCTTCACCGGCAGCGCGGTCGCGGGCACGAAGGTCCTGGAGGCGTGCGCGCGCGGGATCAAGCGCGTCGTGGCCGAGCTGGGCGGCGCCGACGCCGCACTGGTCTGCGCCGACGCCGACGTCGCCCGCGCGGTCGACGGCATCGCCTACGGCGCGTTCGCCAACGCCGGCCAGTCCGGCGGGTCGATCGAGCGCGTGTACGTGGTCCGGGCGGTCGCCCAGGAGTTGTTGGAGGGGTTGATCGCGCGCGCCCGCGCGCTGCACGTCGGCGACCCGCTGGACCCGGAGACCGAGGTCGGCCCGCTCGTCGGCGGCGAGCGCCTGCGGCGCGTCGTCGAGCTGATCGACGAGGCGGTCGCCGCGGGCGCGGTCCTCAACTGCGGCGGGCCGGTCGCGGTCGCGGGGCTGTCCGGCGCGTTCTGCGCCCCTGCGGTCCTGACGAACGTCTCCGAGGGGTCCCGCCTCGCCCACGAGGAGGTCCCGGGGCCCGTGATCTCGGTGACCGTCGTCGACTCCGAGGAGGACGCGATCGCGCTGGCCAACGGCTCGCCGCTCGGCCTCGGCGCTTCGGTGTGGACCGCTGATCGCTACAAGGGCGCGCGCATCGCGCGCGAGCTGCGTGTCGGCATGGTGTGGATGAACGACCACCGCACGACGCGCTCAGCACCGCAGCTCCCGTGGGGCGGCGTGCGCGGCTCCGGGATCGGCCGCGCCCGCGGCGCGGTCGCGCTGCGCACGTGCGCCGAGCCGAAGGTCGTCACGTGGGAGCCCGCGCGCGGGCGCGCGTTCTGGTGGTTCCCCTACGACCGCGCGCTGGCCCGGACGGTCCGGTCGCTCGCGCGCCTGCGCTCGACCCGCGACGCGGACCGGACGCAGGGCCTGCGGGAGGGTGCAGGCCCGGCGTTCGCGGTCACGCGGCGCACCTTGCGCACGCTGCGCCGCCGGTAG